A window of the Butyricimonas virosa genome harbors these coding sequences:
- a CDS encoding YfhO family protein encodes MKQLKLKAFYPHFFAIILLILIGFIYFYPTLQGKVVNQSDVSSFVGAAKETIDYRAANEGEEPLWTNSMFSGMPTTMISTYYKGNYLENIYEFLFVGPRPAADLILGFISFYFLMLAFGVNPWLSIVGALAFGLCSYNFQIIQVGHNAKMTAIAFMPAVLAALVYAFRKNRWLGAVLFGIMLSFEIMANHPQITFYLAFITIFYGAAQLCTAIKQKTLPGFLKTAMLLIVAAGLAGATNVNHLWPTWEYGKYTMRGGSELTLNQKNQTKGGLDKEYATAWSYGIDESLNLLIPNFKGGASAGALSKNSETYKFLKSAGAQNADQMIKQMPLYWGPQAFTAGPMYMGAIAIFLFVLGLVLIKGPMKWWIVGISLLALFLGWGRHFMALSSFFYDYVPLYNKFRVPSMILVVLQVTIPLLGIYTLNKILNGCFERQVLVKALKISLGVTAGICALFALLPGLAGNFSAPIDTQAEWLQQYLPAERESLLRSDAFRSLVFILLAGAVIWAWVIQKLKVTQVAIIMGLLILADMWTVDKRYLNANHFVTQREFNSQYKLRPADNAILTDKDPNYRVLDLSVDVFNDSHTSYFHKTIGGYSAAKLQRYQDMIDYFIIPEIQNLGNALKQSPTLSAIEGSLSQQKALNMLNAKYIIIDPNSAPINNRFVYGNAWFVKDYELVDTPDDEIITLKQIDPKESAVINKEFQSIIQDKGFNFDENATIQLTSYAPNKLEYKTSAADEQLAVFSEVYYPKGWNVYVDGKPSELFRADYILRAMIVPAGEHVITFEYKPQSYFMGAKISAISSSILLLALLGCIAFYIIRHYKKKD; translated from the coding sequence ATGAAACAGCTAAAACTGAAAGCATTTTATCCCCATTTCTTTGCAATTATATTATTGATTCTAATCGGTTTTATATATTTCTATCCCACATTACAAGGAAAGGTTGTCAATCAATCGGATGTCTCTTCTTTCGTGGGTGCCGCCAAAGAAACGATAGACTATCGGGCAGCAAATGAAGGAGAAGAACCACTTTGGACGAATTCTATGTTCAGCGGGATGCCCACAACCATGATCAGCACCTACTACAAGGGGAATTACCTAGAAAACATTTACGAATTTCTATTCGTTGGACCTCGTCCTGCAGCCGATTTAATCCTAGGCTTTATCAGTTTTTATTTTCTTATGCTGGCATTTGGGGTCAATCCTTGGCTATCCATTGTAGGAGCTTTAGCATTCGGACTCTGTTCCTATAATTTCCAGATCATACAAGTCGGGCATAATGCCAAAATGACCGCTATCGCCTTTATGCCCGCTGTTCTCGCTGCACTTGTCTATGCCTTTCGAAAGAACCGATGGTTGGGAGCCGTGCTGTTTGGCATCATGCTCTCCTTCGAGATCATGGCCAATCACCCGCAAATTACATTTTACCTGGCGTTCATTACGATATTCTACGGTGCTGCTCAATTATGCACGGCGATAAAACAAAAGACCCTACCGGGATTTCTGAAAACTGCCATGTTGTTAATTGTTGCTGCCGGATTAGCGGGAGCAACTAACGTGAATCATCTGTGGCCGACATGGGAATACGGGAAATATACCATGCGTGGCGGTTCGGAATTAACTTTAAATCAAAAGAACCAAACTAAAGGAGGATTGGATAAAGAATACGCAACAGCATGGAGTTACGGGATCGATGAATCCCTAAATCTGTTGATCCCGAACTTTAAAGGAGGAGCCTCTGCCGGGGCGTTAAGTAAAAACTCGGAAACGTACAAATTCTTAAAGAGTGCAGGAGCCCAGAATGCAGATCAAATGATCAAGCAAATGCCTTTATACTGGGGTCCTCAAGCGTTTACAGCCGGACCGATGTATATGGGAGCCATCGCAATCTTCTTATTTGTATTAGGATTAGTTTTAATCAAAGGCCCCATGAAATGGTGGATCGTGGGAATATCCTTGTTAGCCCTATTCTTGGGTTGGGGACGTCATTTCATGGCATTATCAAGTTTCTTCTATGATTATGTTCCTTTGTACAATAAATTCAGAGTACCTTCGATGATACTGGTTGTACTGCAAGTGACCATCCCGTTATTAGGCATATACACGCTGAACAAAATTCTCAATGGCTGTTTTGAACGACAAGTCCTTGTTAAGGCATTAAAAATATCCCTTGGCGTTACAGCCGGAATTTGTGCTCTATTTGCTTTGCTTCCCGGACTTGCCGGAAATTTCTCCGCACCTATTGATACGCAAGCCGAATGGTTACAACAATATTTACCTGCAGAACGGGAATCATTACTCCGCTCCGATGCTTTCCGTTCATTGGTATTTATATTATTGGCAGGAGCCGTTATCTGGGCGTGGGTAATCCAAAAATTAAAAGTAACCCAAGTCGCTATAATCATGGGGTTACTAATTCTTGCAGATATGTGGACCGTGGATAAACGCTATTTAAATGCAAACCATTTTGTTACACAACGAGAATTTAATAGCCAATATAAATTACGTCCAGCAGATAATGCTATTTTAACCGATAAAGATCCTAATTACCGGGTGTTGGATTTATCCGTAGACGTGTTTAACGATTCCCACACCAGTTATTTCCACAAAACAATCGGGGGCTATAGTGCCGCAAAATTACAACGCTATCAAGACATGATTGATTACTTTATCATTCCCGAAATACAGAATCTCGGGAACGCATTAAAGCAATCTCCGACTCTCTCTGCTATAGAGGGAAGCCTTTCCCAGCAAAAAGCGCTCAATATGTTGAACGCAAAATACATTATTATTGATCCGAACTCGGCCCCGATCAACAACCGTTTCGTGTATGGGAATGCATGGTTTGTCAAAGATTACGAACTAGTCGACACTCCGGACGATGAAATTATCACGTTGAAACAAATCGACCCGAAAGAATCCGCCGTTATCAACAAAGAATTCCAATCTATTATTCAAGACAAAGGTTTTAATTTCGATGAAAACGCAACCATCCAACTGACATCTTACGCCCCGAATAAATTGGAGTATAAAACTTCCGCCGCCGATGAACAACTAGCCGTTTTCAGTGAAGTATATTACCCAAAAGGTTGGAATGTCTACGTGGATGGCAAACCGAGTGAATTATTCCGGGCTGATTACATTTTACGAGCCATGATTGTTCCCGCGGGAGAACACGTGATCACGTTCGAGTATAAACCACAATCCTATTTCATGGGAGCCAAAATATCAGCAATCAGCTCCAGCATATTATTACTCGCGTTATTAGGATGTATTGCATTTTATATCATTCGCCATTACAAGAAAAAAGATTAA
- a CDS encoding glycosyltransferase, which yields MKVFMLSNPAAIHTQRWVSALAKRGVEIMLYSFYPCEKVDYYRGIKHVQVKSFWQSRDSKGIKGFILVKLFTYYLVLIKDIRNSIQTFHPDIVHAHYLSDNGLFGSLAGFHPFVVSAWGTDVYDYPRRSWSRACVIKYILKKADRVLSTSHVMARELARYTDKKQIPVTPFGVDMTLFKRFPKKYQETDRFVFGIVKTLEYGYGIDTLIDAFALLCKRRPDLNLCLRIVGEGSEREKLQLQAINWGLAEKIVFEGKVVHDHLPEVISSFDVFVALSRAESFGVAVVEAMAVGCPVVVSDAPGFTEIVKSGESGLIVERENPQQASEAMETLVNDETLRVTLAQNGEKRVRELYDWDKNVEDMIEIYQEIVEERNV from the coding sequence ATGAAAGTGTTCATGTTATCAAATCCCGCCGCGATACATACTCAACGTTGGGTAAGTGCGTTGGCTAAGCGGGGAGTGGAGATTATGTTATACAGTTTTTATCCTTGTGAAAAGGTTGACTATTATAGGGGGATTAAGCATGTACAGGTAAAATCGTTCTGGCAATCACGTGATAGTAAGGGGATCAAGGGGTTTATTTTAGTCAAATTATTTACTTATTACCTGGTGTTGATAAAAGATATCAGGAATTCCATTCAAACATTTCATCCGGATATCGTTCACGCTCACTATTTATCGGATAATGGTTTATTCGGGTCGTTGGCGGGTTTTCATCCTTTCGTCGTTTCTGCATGGGGAACAGATGTATATGATTATCCCCGACGTTCATGGAGCAGGGCTTGTGTGATTAAATATATACTGAAAAAGGCGGATCGAGTTTTGTCTACAAGTCACGTGATGGCCCGGGAACTTGCAAGATATACAGATAAAAAACAAATTCCTGTTACCCCATTTGGCGTGGATATGACATTGTTCAAGAGATTTCCAAAAAAGTATCAAGAGACAGATAGATTCGTGTTTGGTATTGTGAAAACTTTGGAATATGGATATGGGATAGATACGTTGATTGATGCTTTTGCTCTGTTGTGTAAACGGCGACCAGATCTGAACTTGTGTTTACGGATCGTGGGAGAGGGGAGTGAGAGAGAAAAATTACAGTTACAAGCTATAAATTGGGGGCTGGCAGAAAAAATCGTATTTGAAGGAAAGGTAGTACATGATCATTTGCCGGAAGTCATCAGTTCTTTTGATGTATTCGTGGCGCTTTCCCGGGCAGAAAGTTTTGGGGTTGCTGTCGTGGAGGCAATGGCCGTGGGCTGTCCTGTTGTTGTATCAGATGCTCCGGGATTCACCGAAATCGTGAAATCGGGAGAGTCCGGCCTTATCGTTGAACGTGAGAATCCACAACAAGCATCAGAGGCCATGGAAACCCTGGTAAATGATGAAACATTGCGGGTTACTTTGGCTCAAAATGGAGAAAAGAGGGTTCGGGAATTATATGATTGGGATAAGAATGTGGAAGATATGATAGAAATATATCAAGAAATCGTGGAGGAAAGAAATGTTTAA
- a CDS encoding lipopolysaccharide biosynthesis protein, translated as MFKDIKQVMKDSVLYGIGNVAVKLVGFILIPLYTDAEYFSTADYGLMGLLEVTSQILIAVMGLSLYSGLIRWYWDAEYRDKQKTIFFTTLLFTILTSLCIGSVLWLNVGELSALLVQQEGYSLGGELPYILQLLILTSMLGAVVEVPQNLLRLQRKPIYYSLTNIVRLFVTLVLTIYFTISLHRGVSGVYEAQLVGIVIQLLMVLPLVIKNSSCRVDRKCTIQLLVYSYPLVFPAIVGSLLTVFDRYIINHFQGLDDVGFYSLGYKVGNTLKVFIVTSVQLALTPLLMKKMNDPDNKRFYSKVLTYFSFGLMFCALGLNLFSREGIVWVTTNPDYIEALYVIPFVTYAIFFSMMRECCMIGLQIMKKTKIISYVIVGITILNFFLNMLLVPSMGMYGAALSTMIVHVISWLACYIFAQRYYPIPYELSKVGKVFVVGTILYLIGILFNETAIGISILVKLVILAGYPFLLYKWHFYDKDEWNNLKGAWKKWSDLRRLKENVKNVKYRES; from the coding sequence ATGTTTAAAGATATAAAGCAAGTCATGAAAGATTCGGTACTCTATGGTATCGGAAATGTGGCCGTTAAGCTTGTCGGTTTTATTCTGATACCCCTTTATACGGATGCCGAATATTTCTCTACTGCTGATTACGGGTTGATGGGGTTATTGGAGGTGACATCACAAATTTTGATTGCGGTGATGGGACTTTCTTTATATTCCGGGTTGATTCGCTGGTATTGGGATGCCGAATACCGGGATAAACAAAAGACTATTTTTTTCACCACATTGTTGTTTACGATATTGACTTCTTTGTGTATCGGGAGTGTGTTGTGGTTAAATGTTGGTGAGTTATCGGCATTACTGGTACAGCAGGAAGGGTATTCTTTGGGAGGGGAACTTCCATATATTCTTCAATTACTGATATTGACTTCTATGTTGGGGGCAGTTGTTGAAGTTCCACAAAATTTATTGCGTTTACAACGTAAGCCTATCTATTATTCGTTAACGAATATCGTAAGATTGTTTGTAACATTAGTTCTAACGATTTATTTTACAATTTCTTTACATCGGGGGGTATCAGGAGTGTATGAAGCGCAATTAGTCGGTATCGTTATACAATTACTTATGGTATTACCACTGGTTATTAAGAACAGTTCTTGTCGAGTAGACCGAAAGTGTACAATACAATTGCTGGTATATAGTTATCCGTTAGTTTTTCCCGCAATAGTAGGAAGTTTACTTACTGTTTTTGATCGTTATATAATAAATCATTTTCAAGGATTGGATGATGTTGGTTTTTATAGTTTGGGATATAAAGTAGGGAATACTCTTAAAGTTTTTATTGTGACATCCGTGCAATTGGCTTTAACACCATTGTTGATGAAGAAAATGAATGATCCGGATAATAAACGATTTTATTCAAAAGTATTGACTTATTTTTCTTTTGGTTTGATGTTTTGTGCTTTAGGGTTGAATCTGTTTTCGCGGGAAGGAATCGTTTGGGTGACAACTAATCCGGATTATATAGAGGCACTTTACGTCATTCCTTTCGTGACCTATGCTATTTTTTTCAGTATGATGCGGGAATGTTGCATGATCGGGTTGCAAATTATGAAGAAGACTAAAATTATAAGTTATGTTATAGTTGGTATTACCATATTGAACTTCTTCTTGAATATGCTATTGGTGCCTTCAATGGGAATGTACGGGGCAGCTTTGTCTACAATGATAGTTCATGTAATTTCGTGGTTGGCATGTTATATATTTGCTCAACGGTATTACCCTATTCCCTATGAATTGTCGAAAGTGGGGAAGGTGTTTGTTGTGGGAACAATATTATACCTGATCGGTATATTATTTAATGAAACAGCTATTGGAATAAGTATATTAGTAAAATTGGTTATTTTGGCCGGATATCCGTTTTTGTTGTATAAATGGCATTTTTACGATAAGGATGAGTGGAATAACTTGAAAGGTGCTTGGAAAAAATGGTCTGACCTGAGGCGATTGAAAGAGAACGTGAAAAATGTAAAATACCGGGAGTCATAG
- a CDS encoding glycosyltransferase — MKILMVLENQFPDDERVEKEALSLIKAGHEVHLLCATLKKERVGDENYKGIKLHRTLSTPFLYNKAKIACLRLPFYFMFWKKQVGNLLRTETFDVIHIHDLPLAEVGYWAKKKFGISFVLDSHENYPYMLDMAPYTKGIAGKLMYSFAAWKHYEREMIGKADIVITVCKEMSDRMNDLVPRTYYHVDNTISMELFPRPEPHPTTTGKIRLLYVGGITYHRGLQNVIKGLALIKDKSKYSLDIYGKGAYAGDIKDLVLTLGLEEIVHFPGYLKFPAEAVKMCAYSLGVISNLRSVQTDCSSPNKIYQYFYYGLPVLVSDMDSVGNIVREHQVGVVYKDNSPEDCARKLEQLVTLNLEDMATRAHKLCLEQYNWDISVKQLIAAYESIR, encoded by the coding sequence ATGAAAATACTGATGGTTTTAGAGAACCAGTTCCCGGATGACGAACGGGTTGAGAAAGAGGCGTTATCCTTGATAAAAGCCGGACATGAAGTCCATTTGTTGTGTGCAACACTAAAAAAAGAACGTGTCGGGGATGAAAATTATAAAGGGATCAAGCTACATAGAACCTTGTCGACTCCCTTCCTGTATAATAAAGCAAAAATTGCCTGTCTGCGTTTGCCTTTCTATTTTATGTTTTGGAAGAAACAAGTCGGGAATTTATTGCGGACAGAGACGTTTGATGTGATTCATATACATGACCTTCCCTTGGCTGAAGTCGGATATTGGGCAAAAAAGAAATTCGGGATAAGTTTTGTTCTGGATAGTCATGAGAATTATCCTTACATGTTGGATATGGCTCCTTACACGAAAGGAATAGCCGGGAAATTGATGTATTCTTTTGCAGCCTGGAAACACTATGAACGGGAGATGATAGGCAAGGCGGATATTGTTATTACGGTATGTAAGGAGATGTCCGACCGAATGAATGATCTGGTACCACGAACATATTATCACGTGGACAACACGATTAGTATGGAATTGTTTCCTCGTCCGGAACCACATCCGACGACAACGGGAAAGATACGTTTACTCTATGTCGGGGGAATCACCTATCACCGGGGATTACAGAATGTGATCAAGGGATTGGCGTTGATAAAGGATAAGTCCAAGTACAGTCTCGACATATATGGAAAAGGTGCTTATGCCGGGGATATTAAGGATTTAGTATTAACACTCGGTTTGGAAGAGATTGTGCATTTCCCCGGGTATTTGAAGTTTCCGGCAGAAGCCGTTAAGATGTGTGCCTATTCTTTGGGAGTGATATCAAATTTGCGTTCGGTACAAACTGACTGCTCTTCTCCCAATAAAATATACCAGTATTTTTATTATGGTTTACCCGTGCTGGTGAGCGATATGGATAGTGTTGGGAATATTGTACGAGAGCATCAGGTTGGAGTCGTGTATAAGGATAATTCTCCGGAAGATTGCGCCCGAAAATTAGAACAGTTAGTAACCTTGAATTTGGAGGATATGGCAACCCGTGCCCACAAATTGTGTTTGGAGCAATATAATTGGGATATTTCTGTTAAACAATTAATAGCAGCTTATGAGTCTATTCGTTGA
- the wecB gene encoding non-hydrolyzing UDP-N-acetylglucosamine 2-epimerase produces MKIVTIIGARPQFIKAAVVSRAISSFPDVQEVIVHTGQHFDTNMSDIFFEEMCIPKPNYNLNINGMTHGAMTGQMLEKIESILLAEQPNWVIVYGDTNSTLAGALAASKLHIRVAHIEAGLRSYNMNMPEEINRILTDRISSVLFCPTEQAIKNLYQEGFKQFPCTLLNCGDVMQDAALFYANKAKCPDFSLPEHFILATLHRAENTDSPERLQSIIAALEEIAREMPVVIPIHPRTRKKLQELNFDFKQTRLQLVDPVGYLEMVHLLKHCSLVATDSGGLQKEAYFFKKYCITLRTETEWIELVEQGANIITGWKYEDILNSYKQLKHTTKDVFSSPLYGDGQAGHIIIQELQRIDS; encoded by the coding sequence ATGAAAATAGTTACTATCATAGGCGCACGCCCTCAATTCATAAAAGCAGCCGTGGTCAGTCGAGCCATCAGCAGTTTCCCGGATGTACAGGAAGTTATCGTTCACACGGGACAACATTTTGATACGAATATGTCTGATATTTTCTTTGAAGAGATGTGTATACCCAAACCCAACTATAATTTGAATATCAACGGAATGACGCATGGAGCAATGACGGGCCAGATGCTCGAAAAGATTGAATCTATCCTATTAGCGGAACAGCCGAATTGGGTGATCGTTTACGGGGATACAAATTCCACGCTGGCCGGAGCCTTGGCAGCAAGTAAATTACATATCCGGGTTGCACATATCGAGGCCGGACTACGTTCATACAATATGAATATGCCGGAAGAGATAAACCGAATTCTCACGGACAGGATAAGTTCCGTATTGTTTTGTCCCACAGAGCAAGCTATTAAAAACTTATATCAAGAAGGCTTTAAACAATTTCCTTGTACATTATTGAATTGTGGTGATGTCATGCAAGATGCCGCACTTTTTTATGCCAATAAAGCCAAATGTCCTGATTTTTCACTTCCGGAACATTTTATTTTAGCCACTTTGCACCGAGCTGAAAACACGGATTCTCCCGAACGTTTACAATCTATCATCGCTGCTCTTGAAGAGATTGCCCGGGAAATGCCAGTCGTTATTCCTATTCACCCCCGTACCCGTAAAAAATTACAAGAGTTGAACTTCGATTTTAAACAAACCCGCCTTCAGTTGGTGGATCCCGTGGGTTACTTGGAGATGGTTCATTTGCTAAAACACTGTTCCCTTGTTGCCACCGACAGTGGTGGCTTACAAAAAGAAGCCTATTTTTTCAAAAAATATTGTATCACTCTCCGAACTGAAACGGAATGGATTGAGCTGGTTGAACAAGGAGCCAATATCATTACGGGTTGGAAATACGAAGATATTTTAAACAGTTACAAGCAACTTAAACACACGACAAAAGACGTATTTTCCTCCCCTCTATACGGGGATGGACAAGCCGGACATATCATTATCCAGGAACTTCAACGAATAGACTCATAA
- a CDS encoding glycosyltransferase, whose product MKYSIIIAVYNRLEEVKELLESAEKLEGDRRLFELLFVDDGSKDGFKEFIEQYRSASGLQIRAIYQQNQGPGAARNYGMSKAQGEYFIFVDSDCMFPPQWLAEIEKAQNEHYYDAFGGPDTCHPSFSPLLKAINYSMTSFIGTGGTRGNKKHVGRFYPRSFNMGISRKVYDTIGDMGGLRHGQDMDYSMRIYNAGFKVGLIADAYVYHKRRTSIPKFFRQIFNWGVARINLSRRHPHTLKPIHLLPALLIVGLVVLELGTFFTGQNYPPVHLAWNIIDYGLMFVCLFAFFQSLFKYRNIIVAFLSIITLLIQVFAYGFGLLWGGWNALLGKEVKGFSKNYYGNKKS is encoded by the coding sequence ATGAAATACTCTATCATCATTGCCGTATATAACCGTCTGGAAGAAGTGAAAGAACTCCTTGAAAGTGCAGAAAAGCTTGAAGGGGATCGACGTCTTTTTGAATTATTATTCGTGGACGACGGTTCAAAAGACGGATTCAAGGAATTCATCGAACAATACCGCTCTGCCAGCGGACTTCAAATACGAGCCATATACCAACAAAATCAAGGCCCTGGAGCTGCTAGAAATTACGGAATGAGTAAAGCCCAAGGAGAGTATTTCATCTTTGTAGATTCCGATTGTATGTTTCCCCCTCAATGGCTGGCTGAGATTGAGAAGGCCCAAAACGAACATTATTATGATGCATTCGGAGGTCCGGATACCTGTCATCCCTCTTTTTCTCCCCTACTGAAAGCTATTAATTACTCGATGACCTCATTTATCGGAACAGGAGGAACCAGAGGAAATAAAAAGCACGTAGGCCGTTTCTACCCCAGAAGTTTCAACATGGGAATATCCAGAAAAGTATACGACACGATTGGAGATATGGGAGGATTACGTCATGGTCAGGATATGGATTATTCCATGCGAATATACAATGCCGGTTTTAAAGTGGGGCTAATCGCAGATGCTTATGTCTATCACAAACGCCGTACAAGTATACCCAAGTTCTTCCGCCAAATCTTTAATTGGGGAGTTGCACGCATCAATTTATCCAGACGCCATCCCCATACTCTAAAACCAATTCACCTGCTCCCAGCCCTATTAATCGTCGGATTAGTCGTTCTGGAATTAGGCACCTTTTTCACAGGACAAAACTATCCTCCCGTACATTTGGCATGGAATATTATTGACTACGGGTTAATGTTCGTTTGCTTGTTCGCTTTCTTTCAATCACTTTTTAAGTATCGAAACATCATTGTTGCTTTCCTCTCCATCATTACCTTGCTCATCCAAGTCTTCGCTTATGGATTCGGGTTGCTCTGGGGAGGCTGGAATGCCTTACTCGGAAAGGAAGTAAAAGGATTCTCAAAAAATTATTACGGAAATAAGAAATCATAA
- the asnB gene encoding asparagine synthase (glutamine-hydrolyzing), whose amino-acid sequence MCGIAGIFERDTDNTQLMSEMLATIEHRGPDDQSIYTYRDFTLGHRRLSIIDVSTCGNQPIFNEDKSICVIFNGEIYNYEEIREELKSKGHVFYTATDTEVLVHLYEEYGTGFFNKLNGIFAFALLDQNNNRLILARDHFGTKPLHYFLKDGVLVFGSEQKSIILHPKYERKLNLKALHIHLNLRYTQGNETLFEGIKRLPPAHFAVFENGLFTVKRYWQLTVNIDRSITENEAKEKMNELIKQAVKRQLVSDVPVGVYLSGGLDSSTIVQKMHELGVPDINTFTLGFNEPTDEFPDAQQIADHFHTHHHTLSLSMNPMQQMPKVIWHAEEPKINLLQGFNMSAFVHPTVKVILGGLGGDELFAGYDIHKFIYPFKNWHHHTPQWLQRMLRWKSDFIFRLQNNSKSLRYDEYRRGVQMLLSIGNVERFYLILRNTWDFDTPFYKNIYSESFLKQQEIEQFKVHKEFDKIFESVHHQNGLDQVLYAEFQSKMVNDYLLTDDRMSMAHSVEERIPFLDRDLVDFGFTLPVEMKIKNNQTKNLFREAMKPYLPPKIITKKKWGFTVNPYLQFKKDLKDTAEKILTKEYIEKQGIFNYDYIRYILDYPAHPKLRWHYNFIWIILGLAIWEQEFIHKRVEDNIEAYY is encoded by the coding sequence ATGTGTGGAATAGCCGGAATATTCGAACGGGATACAGATAACACTCAACTCATGTCGGAAATGCTGGCCACGATTGAACATCGGGGACCAGATGATCAATCTATATATACCTACCGGGATTTCACTCTCGGACACCGGCGTTTGTCCATTATCGACGTTTCCACGTGTGGCAATCAACCCATTTTTAATGAAGACAAGAGTATATGTGTCATTTTTAACGGGGAGATATACAACTACGAAGAAATCCGGGAAGAACTCAAATCCAAGGGACACGTATTTTATACCGCTACCGACACGGAAGTTTTGGTTCATCTTTACGAGGAGTACGGAACCGGGTTCTTCAACAAGTTAAACGGTATTTTCGCTTTTGCCCTACTGGATCAAAACAATAACCGTCTGATTCTCGCACGGGATCATTTCGGAACTAAACCTCTACACTATTTCCTAAAAGATGGTGTATTAGTTTTCGGTTCTGAACAAAAATCTATTATCCTACACCCGAAATATGAACGGAAATTAAATTTAAAAGCTTTACATATACACTTAAACTTGCGTTACACGCAAGGGAATGAGACTCTTTTTGAAGGCATCAAACGTCTTCCCCCGGCTCACTTTGCCGTGTTTGAAAATGGTCTGTTCACGGTAAAACGCTACTGGCAGCTGACTGTGAATATTGATCGATCCATCACGGAAAACGAAGCGAAAGAGAAGATGAACGAATTGATCAAACAGGCCGTGAAACGCCAATTGGTCAGTGATGTCCCAGTAGGCGTGTATTTATCGGGCGGACTGGATTCCTCAACAATCGTGCAGAAAATGCATGAACTGGGAGTCCCCGATATCAACACGTTTACCCTAGGTTTTAATGAGCCCACGGACGAGTTTCCCGATGCCCAACAGATTGCTGATCACTTTCACACGCATCATCACACGTTGAGTCTGTCGATGAATCCGATGCAACAAATGCCCAAGGTAATCTGGCATGCCGAGGAACCTAAAATTAACTTGTTGCAGGGATTCAATATGTCAGCTTTTGTCCATCCAACCGTGAAAGTTATTCTCGGAGGACTAGGCGGAGACGAGCTATTTGCCGGGTATGATATCCATAAATTCATTTACCCGTTCAAAAACTGGCATCACCATACTCCACAATGGCTACAACGTATGTTACGCTGGAAATCAGATTTTATTTTCCGTCTTCAGAATAATTCTAAATCATTACGTTACGACGAATACCGCCGGGGCGTACAAATGTTACTGTCTATTGGGAACGTGGAACGCTTTTACCTCATCCTGCGAAACACGTGGGATTTCGATACCCCGTTCTACAAGAATATCTATTCGGAATCGTTCTTGAAACAGCAAGAAATAGAACAATTCAAGGTACATAAAGAATTTGACAAGATTTTTGAATCTGTACACCATCAGAACGGGTTGGATCAAGTGTTATATGCCGAATTCCAATCCAAAATGGTAAACGATTATTTGCTTACAGATGACCGGATGTCCATGGCCCATTCGGTTGAAGAACGAATTCCTTTCCTTGACCGGGATTTAGTAGACTTCGGCTTTACTCTCCCCGTGGAGATGAAGATCAAAAATAACCAAACTAAAAATCTTTTCCGGGAAGCCATGAAACCATATCTTCCCCCCAAGATTATCACGAAAAAGAAATGGGGATTCACAGTGAACCCGTATCTACAATTCAAAAAGGATTTAAAAGATACAGCCGAAAAGATTCTTACAAAAGAATATATCGAGAAACAGGGGATATTCAATTATGACTATATCCGCTATATCCTGGATTACCCGGCACACCCGAAACTCCGGTGGCACTACAATTTTATCTGGATCATTTTGGGACTGGCAATTTGGGAACAGGAGTTCATACACAAACGAGTAGAAGATAACATCGAAGCTTACTATTAA